In Chthoniobacterales bacterium, one DNA window encodes the following:
- a CDS encoding PEP-CTERM sorting domain-containing protein has protein sequence MAKLLSTSATKKTVGARVAWLAAASLAAIAFTTSAQALALAGSLWYNGDFDGTDAFRNDAYARVFSDFNVTDPSGWTVSGLYSVNFMNFGATTASYEIRTGVSSGDGGTLAFSGTTAVTQTATGRHAFTMDEFIIEMSGLNIFLAPGTYFLNVMPIGGGQAYNSTTAGANSVGSPAGNNGNEFFNANTSGEYNYTPTTDLDPNAYDFSNGVIGSVAVPEPATWALLGLGGLALALHRRRPA, from the coding sequence ATGGCCAAACTCCTCAGCACCAGCGCAACTAAGAAAACCGTTGGCGCGCGTGTCGCATGGCTGGCTGCCGCCTCGCTGGCAGCCATCGCCTTCACCACCTCTGCCCAGGCGCTAGCACTGGCCGGATCACTTTGGTATAATGGCGACTTCGACGGCACCGACGCTTTCCGTAATGATGCGTATGCGCGCGTTTTCAGCGACTTCAACGTGACCGACCCCTCGGGATGGACAGTCAGCGGACTTTACTCGGTGAACTTCATGAACTTCGGCGCGACTACGGCGAGCTACGAGATCCGCACTGGCGTTTCCTCTGGCGACGGAGGCACGCTGGCCTTTAGCGGCACCACGGCTGTGACCCAGACCGCGACCGGACGACATGCCTTTACGATGGATGAGTTCATCATTGAAATGAGCGGGCTGAACATCTTTCTCGCTCCCGGAACCTACTTCTTGAATGTGATGCCGATTGGCGGCGGACAAGCCTACAACTCCACAACGGCAGGTGCTAATTCGGTCGGCAGTCCAGCAGGCAACAATGGCAACGAGTTCTTCAACGCCAATACCTCCGGTGAGTATAACTACACTCCCACAACCGACCTGGACCCTAACGCCTACGACTTCTCGAATGGCGTCATCGGAAGCGTTGCCGTTCCAGAACCCGCCACCTGGGCGCTGCTCGGCCTCGGTGGTTTGGCTCTCGCCCTGCATCGTCGGCGTCCGGCCTGA
- a CDS encoding L,D-transpeptidase family protein: MRIPSVSILLAGAALFLAGCQSYDSRLASRETEYLNGQVSVHKPAAAGGGYDPVSYWDGDNVSGSPSVKIFLSEQRAYFYKGDQLVGVSQISSGREGHNTPTGTYKIVQKDPDHASNLYGDFVDDAGNVVKANVAISDPKPPGSHFKGAPMPHFMRITGGVGMHAGFLPGYPASHGCIRMPAFMADTFYSNVSLGTPVELHH, translated from the coding sequence ATGCGGATCCCTTCAGTCTCCATCCTTCTGGCCGGCGCGGCTCTCTTTCTCGCGGGCTGCCAGTCTTACGATTCCCGGCTCGCCTCCCGCGAAACCGAATACCTCAACGGCCAGGTCTCCGTCCACAAGCCCGCAGCAGCCGGCGGCGGATACGACCCTGTCTCCTATTGGGATGGCGACAACGTCAGCGGCTCGCCCAGCGTGAAGATTTTTCTAAGCGAACAGCGCGCCTACTTCTACAAGGGCGACCAACTCGTCGGCGTCTCGCAGATTTCCTCCGGTCGCGAGGGCCACAATACCCCCACCGGCACCTACAAGATCGTCCAGAAAGACCCCGATCACGCCTCCAATCTCTACGGCGATTTTGTGGATGACGCCGGCAACGTGGTCAAGGCCAACGTCGCCATCAGCGATCCGAAACCGCCCGGCTCCCACTTTAAGGGTGCGCCCATGCCGCACTTCATGCGCATCACCGGTGGCGTCGGCATGCACGCCGGCTTCCTCCCCGGCTACCCCGCCTCGCACGGCTGCATCCGCATGCCCGCCTTCATGGCCGATACTTTTTACAGCAATGTCAGCCTCGGCACCCCGGTCGAGTTGCATCACTAA
- a CDS encoding glycosyl hydrolase, giving the protein MKKLLIFFLAIGAGCKPESNVSPPKTNIPQTLSVPATGAYTGAYIDFGDNEDDVTLDKIESFEKLVGKHQAIVASSSYWGEQTFPTTNIQIIVSHQSIPLIFWSPWDKPYDQDIIAKNGPDRFNLNAINEGKWDAYIDAWGDAAKAIGNPMFVSFGNEMNGNWFPWSGKFYGGKDPVPGSTPEANPTPLPGYHVPMPSPCYPPVGPEIYKRAFRHVVDRVRARGASNVLWVFHANNYAEPNDLWNVMAQYYPGSDYVDWLGLSVYGEQFNGVDAFSDFAPLFDWPVTEIHALDPSKPVMLAEWGVGEFPKEGSKALWFKEAFDAMERKPFLKAAVFWHERWQNVDDSYSNLHVNSTPEALAAYRQGVAGAHWLDRPQLHAADIKTHSPATPKND; this is encoded by the coding sequence ATGAAGAAGCTCCTTATTTTCTTTCTAGCCATTGGCGCGGGATGCAAGCCAGAGTCGAATGTTAGTCCGCCCAAAACTAACATCCCGCAGACGCTCTCCGTTCCGGCGACTGGAGCTTACACCGGAGCCTACATCGACTTCGGCGACAACGAGGACGACGTCACGCTGGACAAGATTGAGTCGTTTGAAAAACTTGTCGGCAAACATCAAGCCATCGTCGCTTCTTCTAGCTATTGGGGCGAACAAACCTTCCCGACGACTAACATTCAAATCATTGTTAGTCACCAGAGCATTCCGCTGATTTTTTGGTCGCCCTGGGACAAGCCTTACGATCAGGACATCATCGCGAAAAATGGCCCGGATCGTTTCAATCTCAACGCCATCAACGAAGGAAAATGGGACGCCTACATCGACGCCTGGGGCGACGCGGCCAAGGCGATTGGAAATCCGATGTTCGTCTCTTTTGGCAACGAGATGAACGGTAACTGGTTCCCGTGGTCTGGGAAGTTTTACGGAGGGAAAGATCCCGTTCCCGGCTCCACGCCAGAGGCGAATCCAACTCCGCTTCCGGGGTATCACGTGCCCATGCCGTCGCCGTGTTATCCACCGGTTGGACCGGAGATTTACAAGCGCGCCTTTCGACACGTGGTGGACCGCGTGCGGGCTAGGGGAGCGAGCAATGTTCTCTGGGTTTTCCATGCCAACAACTACGCCGAGCCCAACGATCTCTGGAACGTGATGGCCCAATATTACCCCGGTTCCGACTACGTGGACTGGCTCGGGTTGAGCGTCTATGGCGAGCAATTCAATGGCGTGGATGCGTTCTCCGATTTCGCGCCGCTGTTCGACTGGCCGGTGACGGAAATTCACGCGCTCGACCCGAGCAAACCTGTGATGTTAGCCGAATGGGGAGTGGGCGAATTTCCGAAGGAAGGCAGCAAGGCGCTGTGGTTTAAGGAAGCCTTCGACGCGATGGAGCGAAAACCGTTTCTGAAGGCCGCCGTCTTCTGGCACGAGCGCTGGCAAAACGTCGACGACAGCTACAGTAATCTCCATGTGAATTCGACTCCGGAGGCGCTCGCCGCTTATCGACAAGGCGTGGCCGGCGCGCATTGGCTGGATCGTCCGCAACTCCACGCGGCTGACATAAAAACACATTCGCCTGCAACTCCGAAAAACGATTAG
- a CDS encoding N-acetylmuramoyl-L-alanine amidase has translation MKPRTLAWLALVFFMALPVQAATWEIVTANGRQYIPLRCLRDFYGLANIEGDEPNQTRLRGTKGVLDFRANSRECAINGVRIWLSFPALVSGDQWLISRMDVAKTIEPAMRPAIIKGLSNVTTVVLDAGHGGHDGGAMSRFGYEKTFALDIARRVKNKLVDGGYKVVLTRNSDVFLPLHDRPAVANSIPNSIFVSIHFNASQQGDAATGIEVFSIAPRGAPSTNDDFITWASLREEPGHELDMASFALARSVHTALMGHLHEIDRGLKRARFAVIRTARVPAILIECGFLTNPMEARAIATDTHRDDIASAIAEGISDYKLLATLHKPPKSLADYNRSIETKITLREDHEAGVNNEMEPNSQPHLLSVAPAATPAVPMAPLTLRAPPGDPQPALRPFVTGHFPFLASADSHAPWLPLQR, from the coding sequence ATGAAACCCCGGACTCTCGCCTGGCTGGCGCTGGTGTTTTTCATGGCGCTCCCGGTGCAGGCAGCCACTTGGGAAATCGTCACCGCGAACGGACGCCAATACATTCCGCTGCGCTGCCTGCGCGACTTTTACGGTCTCGCCAATATCGAGGGCGATGAGCCGAATCAAACCCGGCTCCGGGGCACCAAGGGCGTGCTCGATTTCCGCGCCAACAGCCGGGAATGCGCCATCAATGGCGTCCGCATCTGGCTGTCATTCCCGGCGTTGGTGAGCGGCGACCAATGGCTCATTTCCCGGATGGACGTGGCGAAAACCATCGAACCCGCCATGCGCCCGGCGATCATCAAGGGTCTCTCGAATGTCACCACGGTCGTGCTCGATGCGGGTCACGGCGGACACGACGGCGGCGCGATGAGCCGTTTCGGTTACGAAAAAACCTTCGCCCTGGATATTGCGCGCCGGGTGAAAAACAAGCTCGTCGATGGCGGTTACAAGGTCGTGCTCACCCGCAACTCCGATGTCTTTCTGCCACTGCACGACCGCCCGGCGGTGGCGAACTCCATTCCCAATTCCATCTTCGTCAGCATCCACTTCAATGCCTCCCAGCAAGGCGACGCCGCCACTGGCATCGAGGTTTTTAGCATCGCCCCGCGCGGCGCTCCCTCGACCAATGACGATTTCATCACGTGGGCCAGCCTGCGCGAGGAGCCGGGGCACGAGCTGGACATGGCGAGCTTCGCGCTGGCCCGCTCCGTGCACACGGCGCTCATGGGCCATTTGCACGAGATCGACCGGGGCTTGAAGCGGGCGCGGTTTGCTGTCATTCGCACCGCCCGCGTTCCGGCGATCCTTATTGAATGCGGCTTTCTCACCAACCCCATGGAGGCGCGCGCCATCGCCACCGACACGCATCGGGACGACATCGCGAGCGCCATCGCGGAGGGGATCAGCGATTACAAACTCCTCGCCACCCTCCACAAGCCGCCCAAGAGTCTCGCCGACTACAATCGTTCCATCGAAACGAAGATCACCCTGCGCGAGGATCACGAGGCCGGGGTGAATAATGAAATGGAACCCAACTCGCAGCCGCATCTGCTCTCGGTCGCGCCCGCCGCCACTCCCGCCGTGCCGATGGCTCCCCTCACCCTGCGCGCCCCGCCGGGCGATCCACAACCCGCGCTCCGGCCATTCGTCACCGGCCATTTTCCATTTCTCGCCTCCGCCGATAGCCACGCGCCCTGGCTCCCGCTCCAGCGCTAG
- a CDS encoding phospholipase D family protein: MAKFLNTSATNYFLEELVKNARDRLILISPFLKLNDRMKELLEDKNRLKIDIRIVYGKNELQPEEINWLRELSFVRTSFCKNLHAKCYLNEELCIVTSLNLYEFSQINNNEMGILIKRSEDSELYRDAYDEAQRIIRISDEIRITLEKVSRDQEDEPSTSSASPSADAGDKNNKLSTSKLAAKLGLKTGELLEKLTNGGILEKREGKDYLTEKGKQAGGEFKMSQKFGPYFVWPETLQP, translated from the coding sequence ATGGCCAAATTCCTCAACACCAGCGCGACGAACTACTTTCTGGAGGAACTGGTCAAGAACGCCCGCGACCGCCTCATCCTCATCAGCCCGTTCCTCAAGCTCAACGACCGGATGAAGGAGCTGCTGGAAGACAAAAACCGCCTCAAGATCGACATCCGCATCGTTTATGGCAAAAACGAACTCCAGCCCGAGGAAATCAACTGGCTGCGCGAACTCTCCTTCGTCCGCACCAGCTTCTGCAAAAACCTCCACGCCAAGTGCTACCTCAACGAAGAGCTTTGCATCGTCACCAGCCTCAACCTTTACGAATTCAGCCAGATCAATAACAACGAGATGGGCATTCTCATCAAGCGCAGCGAGGACAGCGAACTCTACCGCGATGCTTACGACGAAGCCCAGCGCATCATCCGCATTAGCGACGAGATCCGCATCACCTTGGAAAAAGTCAGCCGCGATCAGGAAGATGAACCTTCCACCTCCAGCGCCTCGCCCTCGGCAGATGCGGGCGACAAAAACAACAAACTCAGCACCTCCAAACTGGCTGCGAAGCTCGGGCTTAAAACCGGTGAACTACTCGAAAAACTCACCAATGGCGGCATCCTCGAGAAACGCGAAGGCAAAGACTACCTCACCGAAAAAGGCAAACAAGCTGGCGGCGAATTTAAGATGAGTCAGAAGTTCGGCCCCTACTTTGTCTGGCCGGAAACGCTTCAACCTTAG
- a CDS encoding rhodanese-like domain-containing protein — translation MPLPFELSVADYAAQRASAASPVLLDVREPDEVATAHIAGSIHIPMADIPARIRFAIPSLTTPIVVHCHHGMRSARVADYLQNLGYTHVQNLTGGIDAWSAEIDPTVPVY, via the coding sequence ATGCCGCTCCCCTTCGAGCTGAGCGTGGCCGATTACGCCGCGCAGCGTGCATCCGCCGCCAGTCCGGTCCTGCTCGACGTCCGCGAACCCGACGAAGTCGCCACGGCCCACATCGCGGGTTCCATCCATATCCCGATGGCCGACATCCCGGCTCGCATCCGTTTTGCCATCCCCTCGCTCACGACCCCCATCGTCGTCCATTGCCATCATGGGATGCGTTCCGCGCGGGTCGCCGACTATTTGCAAAACCTCGGTTACACCCACGTGCAAAACCTCACCGGCGGCATCGACGCCTGGTCCGCCGAGATCGACCCGACCGTGCCGGTGTATTAA
- a CDS encoding 2-dehydropantoate 2-reductase, protein MKIAIVGSGAVGCYYGTRLLQSGNDVRFLMRSDLETVRRDGLRITSPDGDVHLIDAPAFSSTAEIGAVDLVIIALKTTANDVLRTLIPPLLGPETILLTLQNGLGNEEFLGQHFGPERILSGLCFVCLTRTAPGVIEHYGHGGVALGEANGPSTSRARRVVEAFQVAGIDCRLAENMPWERWRKLLWNIPFNGLSIAAGKATVEDLLGTPLLKTQVEALMREVLTAAAALGYIIPENTPEKEIARSLDMGPYRPSSLVDFERGLPVEVEAIWGEPLRRAQAAGASVPRLELLHALLQHVTKTESS, encoded by the coding sequence ATGAAGATCGCCATCGTGGGTTCTGGCGCGGTCGGCTGTTACTACGGCACGCGGCTGCTGCAATCGGGAAATGACGTTCGCTTCCTCATGCGATCCGACTTGGAGACGGTTCGGCGCGACGGGCTGCGGATCACCAGCCCGGACGGCGACGTGCATTTAATAGACGCGCCTGCCTTCAGCTCGACGGCGGAAATCGGCGCGGTCGATCTGGTTATCATCGCGCTGAAGACGACGGCGAATGACGTTTTGCGGACTTTGATTCCGCCCTTACTCGGCCCGGAAACGATCCTGCTCACGCTCCAGAACGGACTCGGCAATGAGGAATTTCTCGGCCAGCACTTCGGGCCGGAGCGCATTCTTAGCGGGCTGTGTTTCGTCTGCCTCACCCGCACCGCACCGGGCGTCATCGAGCATTATGGCCACGGCGGCGTCGCCTTGGGCGAGGCGAATGGACCCTCCACGTCCCGCGCGCGGCGAGTCGTCGAAGCGTTTCAAGTCGCCGGGATCGACTGCCGCCTCGCCGAAAACATGCCTTGGGAACGCTGGCGCAAACTCCTCTGGAACATCCCTTTCAATGGCCTCTCCATCGCCGCCGGCAAGGCGACTGTGGAAGATTTGCTTGGAACTCCGCTCTTGAAAACTCAGGTCGAGGCTCTCATGCGTGAAGTCCTCACTGCCGCCGCCGCGCTCGGCTACATCATTCCCGAAAACACCCCGGAAAAGGAAATCGCCCGCAGCCTCGACATGGGGCCGTATCGTCCGTCGAGTCTGGTCGATTTCGAGCGCGGCCTGCCCGTCGAAGTCGAGGCGATCTGGGGCGAACCGTTGCGCCGCGCCCAAGCCGCCGGAGCGAGTGTGCCGCGACTGGAATTGCTCCACGCGCTCCTCCAGCACGTGACCAAAACAGAGTCGAGTTAG
- a CDS encoding polysaccharide deacetylase family protein has product MFQDPWGNRWPRFRRLVILCGVLIFLSLVVFIQSLLLQPDLALPKSVRHLKGQLSAFKNPPPPPLPTRDFKHFLQTHSTIKPVPHMPLRPTQEIRAGFYVKSNPYSILSLEKHAAKLTHVCTDWMSVVDGNGRLVFDRDPAVIDLTQRNKLALFPTLNNLQDDAWQPEAIEGLANGPQLRRDQFFTQVLRELDDVGASGLILDWESLDPTYQDEVTQLITQLADALHAKNRELWLTVSVGDDAKVFDLDTLSGVVDHFVAALSDEDSETDEPGPVAGQDWVENCLNELSDFGAPGQWIAALGNYGYDWAAGEKTAETITFADAMSRASFSGIDSVKLEPPLYNPTFSYYEGPITHTVWFLDGTTFLNQLQVVRKMKWGGFAINSIGSEDPAIWSVIGFPAAPQTSDLATMTRLPASDTVTNVGRGEIVSVDQSKEAGQRTVTATEDGHFASVYTDFPTFPTLYHQGGADPKMVSLTFDDGPDPRWTPQILDILKARGLKATFFLVGSQAEKCPSLVRRILAEGHNLGNHTYTHANLGVISEAQIRLELNASQRLIESITGYSTTLFRPPYNADSQPSSTAELIPLSIAEDLNYLIVLENIDPEDWAKPGIEEIVDRVRQNRHLGNIVLLHDAGGDRSQTVAALPQIIDYLQQRGDKIVPLETLLSMSHADIMPKVLGDKQGFSRMVSGVGFDLLRYTAEFLWAFMIVATVLVGCRTLVTAVLAARHRPNIPSGSASFHPPVTVIIAAYNEEKVIAATLASVLDTDYPGDVEILVINDGSKDATSDVVRNMLVNEPRIRLIEQANSGKSIALQTGVAASASEIIIFLDADTHFEPGTIRHLVIPLADEEVGAVSGHAKVGNLRSFIARCQALEYICGFNLDRRAYASLNCITVAPGAISAFRKSVIEEVGGISTDTLAEDTDLTLALHRSDWKVDYAPGAIAWTEAPETFRTLAKQRFRWAFGTLQCLWKHRDLVFNPRFHALGLFALPSVWFFQILLVAITPLVDLYLLISLYFGNAGVVLPYMLVFLLTDFILAAVACWMEREPLWKAWIVLPMRFIYRPLFSWVIWKSIFQALRGVLIGWGKLERTASVTLHRPTTP; this is encoded by the coding sequence GTGTTTCAAGATCCCTGGGGCAACCGCTGGCCACGTTTTCGGCGGCTCGTTATCCTCTGCGGCGTCCTCATTTTTCTCTCGCTCGTCGTCTTCATCCAGTCGCTTCTGTTGCAGCCCGATCTCGCGCTGCCGAAGTCTGTGCGCCACTTGAAAGGCCAGCTTTCCGCCTTCAAAAATCCACCGCCGCCCCCGCTGCCGACTCGGGACTTTAAGCATTTCCTCCAGACCCATTCGACGATCAAGCCCGTGCCGCACATGCCGCTGCGACCGACCCAGGAAATTCGTGCCGGTTTCTACGTAAAGTCGAATCCCTACAGCATTCTCTCCCTCGAAAAACACGCCGCGAAACTCACCCACGTCTGCACCGACTGGATGTCGGTCGTCGATGGCAACGGGCGGCTCGTATTCGACCGCGACCCGGCTGTGATCGATCTCACGCAGCGCAACAAGCTCGCGCTTTTTCCCACGCTGAACAACCTCCAGGACGACGCCTGGCAGCCCGAGGCCATCGAGGGCCTGGCCAATGGACCGCAACTCCGGCGCGACCAGTTTTTCACCCAGGTTTTACGCGAACTCGACGATGTCGGCGCCAGTGGACTCATCCTCGATTGGGAAAGTCTCGACCCGACTTATCAGGACGAAGTCACGCAACTCATCACCCAACTGGCCGACGCGCTGCACGCCAAAAATCGCGAGCTGTGGCTGACCGTTTCTGTGGGCGACGACGCGAAAGTCTTCGATCTCGACACGCTTTCCGGGGTCGTGGATCACTTCGTCGCCGCGCTCTCGGATGAGGACTCTGAAACTGACGAGCCGGGTCCGGTCGCGGGCCAGGATTGGGTGGAAAATTGCCTGAACGAACTCAGCGATTTCGGCGCGCCCGGCCAATGGATTGCGGCCTTGGGCAACTACGGCTACGACTGGGCCGCAGGCGAAAAAACGGCGGAAACGATCACCTTCGCCGACGCCATGAGCCGCGCCAGTTTCTCTGGAATCGACTCGGTAAAACTGGAACCACCGCTCTACAATCCGACGTTTTCCTACTACGAGGGACCGATCACGCATACCGTCTGGTTTCTCGATGGCACGACATTTCTGAATCAACTGCAAGTCGTCCGCAAAATGAAATGGGGCGGATTTGCCATCAACTCGATCGGCTCCGAAGACCCGGCGATCTGGTCCGTCATCGGCTTTCCCGCCGCCCCGCAAACGTCCGATCTCGCTACCATGACCCGGCTGCCCGCCAGTGACACCGTGACTAATGTGGGTCGCGGGGAAATCGTCTCGGTCGATCAATCGAAGGAAGCCGGACAGCGCACAGTTACGGCCACAGAGGACGGACATTTTGCCTCCGTTTACACGGATTTTCCCACGTTCCCGACACTCTATCATCAGGGCGGTGCCGATCCGAAAATGGTCAGCCTCACCTTCGACGACGGGCCTGATCCGCGCTGGACGCCGCAGATCTTGGACATCCTGAAAGCGCGTGGATTAAAGGCGACGTTTTTCCTCGTCGGCAGCCAGGCGGAAAAATGTCCGAGCTTGGTTAGACGCATTCTCGCCGAAGGCCACAACCTCGGAAATCACACCTACACCCACGCCAATCTTGGCGTCATTTCCGAGGCGCAGATACGATTGGAACTCAACGCCAGCCAGCGTCTGATCGAGAGCATAACCGGATATTCCACCACGCTTTTTCGTCCGCCTTACAACGCCGATTCGCAGCCCTCCAGCACAGCGGAACTCATCCCGCTCTCCATCGCCGAGGATTTGAATTACCTGATCGTTCTGGAAAATATCGACCCCGAGGATTGGGCAAAGCCGGGGATCGAAGAAATCGTGGATCGCGTCCGGCAAAACCGCCATTTGGGTAACATTGTTCTCTTGCACGACGCCGGCGGCGACCGCTCGCAAACCGTGGCCGCGCTGCCGCAAATCATCGACTATCTCCAGCAGCGCGGCGACAAAATCGTCCCGCTCGAAACGCTCCTCTCCATGTCGCACGCCGACATCATGCCGAAGGTCTTGGGCGACAAACAGGGTTTTTCCCGAATGGTGAGCGGAGTCGGATTCGACCTCCTGCGTTACACCGCCGAGTTCCTCTGGGCCTTCATGATTGTGGCCACAGTGCTGGTCGGCTGCCGCACTTTGGTGACCGCCGTTTTGGCCGCGCGGCATCGTCCTAACATTCCGTCCGGCAGCGCTAGTTTTCATCCGCCTGTGACCGTAATCATCGCCGCTTACAACGAGGAAAAAGTCATCGCCGCGACGTTAGCATCCGTGTTAGACACCGACTATCCCGGCGACGTCGAAATTCTCGTGATCAACGACGGCTCGAAAGACGCCACGAGCGACGTGGTTAGGAACATGTTAGTCAACGAGCCGCGCATCCGCCTTATCGAGCAGGCTAACTCCGGGAAATCCATCGCGCTGCAAACCGGCGTCGCCGCGTCCGCGAGTGAGATCATTATCTTCCTCGATGCCGACACGCATTTCGAGCCGGGGACGATTCGCCACCTCGTCATTCCGCTGGCCGACGAGGAAGTTGGAGCCGTCTCGGGTCACGCCAAAGTCGGCAACCTCCGCTCCTTTATCGCGCGTTGTCAGGCGCTCGAATACATCTGCGGTTTCAACCTCGACCGCCGCGCCTATGCGAGTCTGAATTGCATCACCGTCGCACCTGGAGCGATCAGCGCATTTCGCAAATCCGTCATTGAGGAAGTCGGCGGAATCAGCACCGACACGCTTGCCGAGGACACCGATCTAACATTGGCTCTGCACCGCTCCGATTGGAAGGTGGATTACGCTCCCGGTGCCATCGCCTGGACCGAGGCGCCGGAAACTTTTCGCACCCTGGCGAAGCAACGTTTCCGCTGGGCTTTTGGCACGCTGCAATGTCTTTGGAAACATCGCGACCTTGTTTTCAATCCGCGCTTCCATGCACTCGGACTCTTCGCCTTGCCGAGCGTTTGGTTTTTCCAAATCTTGTTAGTCGCCATCACGCCGCTGGTCGATTTGTATCTGCTGATCTCGCTCTACTTTGGCAACGCCGGAGTCGTGCTGCCCTACATGTTAGTCTTTCTCCTAACAGACTTCATTCTCGCCGCTGTCGCCTGCTGGATGGAGCGCGAACCGCTCTGGAAAGCGTGGATCGTTCTACCGATGCGCTTCATTTATCGGCCGCTTTTTAGCTGGGTGATTTGGAAGTCCATCTTCCAGGCTTTGCGTGGCGTCCTCATCGGCTGGGGCAAGCTGGAACGCACTGCGTCGGTCACCCTTCACCGCCCGACCACTCCATGA
- a CDS encoding CHASE3 domain-containing protein, producing MLQISPLRNRVLIVGGVLLPLIVLCGLAIWSRESSRELVKSSRWIVHTHRTERELEKVESEVLNAERLERGYLLTQEPGDLREYAAVTRHVPSSLVNLRGMVREETGQEQNFTRLNLAVTRHLQKLDQAISLQSAGHHAEAVATVGSPGNRATGREVLQAVPAMLQQEESLLQSRENHLSAEVIRNEHLALWIAGVYLVLAGGIAWMLWRWAKLRHLIRVSAWSKTVEVDGEYLSFEEYLQKVYRVDNRPGAAMVSQLADELDPRRRF from the coding sequence ATGTTACAAATATCCCCTTTGCGGAATCGGGTCCTCATCGTCGGCGGCGTCCTGCTGCCCCTCATCGTCCTTTGCGGACTCGCCATCTGGTCGCGCGAATCCTCCCGCGAACTCGTCAAATCCTCCCGCTGGATCGTCCATACGCATCGCACCGAGCGCGAGCTGGAGAAGGTCGAAAGCGAAGTCCTCAATGCCGAGCGCCTCGAACGCGGCTACCTGCTCACCCAGGAGCCGGGCGATTTGCGGGAATACGCCGCCGTCACCCGGCATGTGCCGTCGAGTTTGGTCAATTTGCGCGGGATGGTGCGCGAAGAAACGGGCCAGGAGCAGAATTTCACCCGGCTCAATCTCGCGGTGACCCGCCATTTGCAGAAGCTGGATCAAGCCATTTCCCTGCAAAGCGCCGGGCACCATGCCGAGGCCGTCGCCACCGTCGGCAGCCCCGGCAATCGGGCAACGGGCCGGGAAGTTTTGCAGGCTGTGCCCGCGATGTTGCAGCAGGAGGAAAGCCTCCTCCAGTCGCGTGAAAATCACCTCTCGGCTGAAGTTATTCGCAACGAGCACCTCGCGCTCTGGATCGCCGGCGTTTACCTCGTTCTCGCGGGCGGCATCGCCTGGATGCTCTGGCGCTGGGCGAAACTGCGCCACCTGATCCGGGTCAGCGCGTGGTCGAAAACCGTGGAGGTGGACGGGGAATACCTCAGCTTCGAGGAGTATCTGCAAAAGGTCTATCGCGTGGACAACCGGCCCGGTGCGGCGATGGTTTCCCAGCTGGCGGACGAACTGGACCCGCGCCGCCGGTTTTGA
- a CDS encoding EcsC family protein → MSGPQLATNVHSRITSAILDAVGHIPDTEEQRSRTPLERARQIASASAVKAALAASALSAPPGLAGMLTLLPELMTIWRLQTKMVADIAAVYGQKAKLSREQMLYCLFRATAAQAVGALVVIVGEGVLVRRPTLIVLQNIAGKIGIKVSQRLLGKGIARWLPVVGALGVGAYTYYETGQVAQTAIELFEKTIEVESEVLPLPEKPKRTRKPAAKKAALKKEKEPKEPKPKRAKRSPKKAEKPES, encoded by the coding sequence ATGTCCGGTCCGCAACTTGCCACGAATGTTCACTCGCGCATCACGAGCGCGATTCTGGACGCGGTCGGCCACATTCCCGACACCGAGGAACAGCGCAGCCGCACGCCGCTGGAACGCGCGCGGCAGATCGCCTCGGCCTCCGCGGTAAAAGCCGCGCTCGCCGCCAGCGCACTCTCCGCGCCTCCCGGTTTGGCCGGAATGCTGACGCTTCTGCCCGAGCTGATGACCATCTGGCGGCTGCAAACGAAAATGGTGGCCGACATCGCCGCCGTTTACGGGCAAAAGGCGAAACTCAGCCGCGAGCAGATGCTTTATTGCCTCTTCCGGGCGACCGCCGCGCAAGCCGTCGGCGCGCTCGTGGTGATCGTCGGAGAAGGCGTGCTCGTGCGGCGTCCGACTTTGATCGTATTGCAAAATATCGCGGGCAAGATCGGAATCAAAGTCAGCCAGCGGTTGCTCGGCAAAGGCATCGCCCGCTGGCTGCCGGTCGTCGGCGCACTCGGCGTCGGAGCCTACACGTATTATGAAACGGGCCAAGTCGCGCAGACGGCGATCGAGTTGTTTGAGAAAACCATCGAAGTCGAATCCGAGGTCTTGCCGCTGCCCGAAAAGCCGAAGCGCACCAGAAAACCAGCAGCGAAAAAAGCGGCTCTGAAGAAGGAAAAGGAGCCCAAAGAGCCGAAGCCCAAACGCGCAAAACGTTCCCCCAAGAAAGCGGAGAAGCCAGAGAGCTAG